GAGTGCTGGGATTTGTAATGCAAGACGTTCAAGCTGATCAAAAGGCAAGGTACATACCGAGGTATTTTCTAGGGCTAGAGCATTGCATTGATAGAATAAATCTTGCAAGCCATCCATGCCAATAACATCACCCGGTAAATAAAAGCCTATAACCTGCTCTTCACATTGTTGGGTAATATTGTAAACCTTGACCCCTCCTGCCTTAATGGCATAGAGGTTATCAAAGGTTTGGCCTGCCTTATATAGGTGCTGACCCTTACTAAGACGTGGGGTTCTTTCAACAATAGAATCTAATCTCAACATATCTGAGCGAACCAAACCAGTAGGAAAACAAATTTTTTGCAACCCGCAACTTGTGCAGCCTGAACTATGCATCGGTCTTAACTTATTCACATTGTATCCTTAATTCAAATTCTTAACCATTGATTTTAACGATTAAGCTAAGTGCTGTCACCTATTAGCCACCAAGCTATTTTTAATGCAAACATAAAAAAAATTATCTCACACCTCAAGCAAGGGGATTTTTTATTGTAATTGACTATTTTTTAAGCGACCCTAAAGATGTGGGCTAAAACAAAGTACTTAGCTGGGCTTCAAACTTTTCATCAACAAACTTATCCACAGGTTATGTGGATAAAAAATAATTAGGCCACATGAAACAAAACAAAATAAACCTTACATTTCAATAACTTAAGAAAGTCAATACACCAAACTCATTCTTTGCAAACTTAACAAGTTTAATGTTATTCACCTCTTGACAGAAGCTATTAACAGGCTTTTATTAAAATAAATATGCGGTTAAACAACGTGAATAAAAACTTTTTAAATCTAAAAATTGTTAGAATTCAAGCACGTATTATTAGGGCTAACGTTTATGAACGCAGATCACCTCTATGCAAACTGTAAACGCTGGGTTATTTTAACACTTTTGGTTTTTACCACCCAGGGTTGCAGCTCAGACCACTTAATAGAACAAACTTTTTACACATTTGGTACTGAAGTCACCATTCAAATTAACCACCCTGACAAACAAAAAGCGCAACAAGCTATTTATGATATTGAGCAGGCCTTCTACCAAATCAACCAAGACTGGCACGCTTGGAATCCAGATTCGATGCTATCGCATATAAATCAAGCGATTGCTCAGGGTCAGCGTTTTAAAGTGGATCAACAAACCAAAAACTTTATTATTAAAAACCAATTGCATAGCCAGCAAAGCGACAGTCTTTTTGATCCAGCGATAGGCGGACTCATTGCATTATGGGGATTTCAAGGCCAAACAAACCCTAGTCCACCCAGCTATGAACAGCGCCAGGCCTGGTTAAACACGCGCCCATCTATTAAAGATATTTATTTTATCGACCAAGAAATGGCCAGTTATAACCCACAGGTAAAACTGGATTTTGGTGGCAGTGCCAAAGGGCTTGCGATGGACAAAGCCGGCGAAATACTTCAAGGCTATAAAATTACCCATGCACTCATTAACATTGGGGGAGATATCAAAGTACTGGGTCAAAAATCTAACAAGCAGGCCTGGTTAATTGGGCTACAAAATCCCAAAAACCCATCCGAGGTCCTTGCTCGAATTCAACCCCATGACCAACAGCATGTTTTTACCTCTGGCACCTATCAGCGCTACTTTGAATGGCAAGGGCATCGCTACAGTCACATTATTAACCCTAACACCGCTTGGCCCGCTGATACCTTTGCTTCGGTTACTGTTATTCATAATGACGCTGTTTTAGCAGATATTGCGGCCACCGCTCTAATGATAGCTGGGCCAAGCGATTGGCAAAGGCTTTCAAGCCAACTCAATATAGATAAGGTAATCACTGTTGACCAAAAAGGCAATATACAGATGACCCCAGCTATGAGCAAACTAGCAGAACTGACTGATCGTAAAAAATTTGCATCATCATCACCAGATAAGTAACCCGCTTAACGCTGGTTTATTCTATAATTGAGAAATGAAATTAACACATAGCTTACAACATCAGTTTTTGATTGCCATGCCCAGTTTAAATAACACTTGGTTTGAAAAAACCGTCATTTATATGGTCGATGATAACGAAAAAGGCAGCACAGGCCTGGTCATCAATAAACCCCATAATCTAAGCATTCTTAAATTACTAGAACATTTCCATATTTTTGGCAACCAAGCCAGTCCACTGATGAAACGCACCGTAATGATGGGCGGGCCAATCGAAACGGAGCGCGGCTTTATTTTGCACCAACCGGCGGGAAAATGGCAAAATACCATTAACATCACACCCCATTTAGGCCTAACGGTGTCAGAAGATTTTTTGGAAGCGATCAAGCTCGATAGCGCACCTAAAGACTTTTTAGTGTGTTTAGGCAGTGCAACCTGGAACAAAGGGCAGCTCGCGAATGAAATAAAAAACAACAGCTGGATTACTGCACCTTTTAATGCCAGCTTGATGTTTGAGACACCCATTGAAAAACGCTGGAAAGTGGCGCTCGGAATGCTAGGCATATCACCCGAATTTTTAAGTGCCGAGGTGGGTCATGCTTAATAGTCATACAGCTTCAGATCAAAATCCGAACAACTTACCCCCCAACTTTAAAGGCCAGATTGAAGGCTTAGTGATGGGCTTTGACTTTGGACTTAAACGCATAGGTATTGCAACAGGACAAACCATCACGGCCACCGCTACACCACAAACAACACTTTTTAGTCGCGACGGCGTGCCTGACTGGGATAGCATCAGCAAACTGATTAATGAATGGCAACCCAAAGCCCTGATTGTGGGTCTGCCCTTGCGCTTAGATGGCTCTGAACAACCCTTTACCCAACACGCCCGCAAGTTTGGTCAACGGCTACATGGCCGCTACCAAAAACCGGTGTTTTTTGTTGAAGAACAACTCAGCTCCTTAGAAGCCGAACAGCGCAACCTAAAACACCAACACCGAACCCAAAACCAAATTGACGCGCATGCCGCTCAAATTATCCTCCAAAACTGGCTAGAGGCTTTATGACCCCCATTCAAGATATTAACCCATTACTCGATCAACTCTGTGATCAAATTCAACAGCACCCCCGTTTTACAAACGATATCAAAATGCTGGGTATTCGAACTGGCGGCGAATGGATTGCACAAGCCTTGCACCAACGACTTGGCCTACCCGAACCCTTAGGGATTTTAGATAGCTCATTTTATCGAGATGATTTTGCTTCGGTGGGTCTGCACCATGAAGTCCAGCCTTCGATTATTCCTTGGGATTTAGACAACCAAAACGTGTTTTTAGTTGACGACGTTCTCTATACCGGCCGCACCACGCGCGCCGCGATGAACGAGTTATTTGACTATGGACGCCCTGCTTCGATTACCTTGGTGACACTGGTGGATCGTAAAGGCTGTCGTCAGCTGCCCATCCAACCCGATATCAGCGCACTGCAACTAGAATGCCACCAAACGGTAAAATTACATGGCCCCACTCCCCTAACCCTGTCTTTGATTGACCCAGCGGAGACCGATTTATGAGCCCACGTTTATCCAGCCCTAACCTACAACTCAACGAACAAGGCAAACTCAAACATTTCTTGAGCCTTGAAGGCTTAAAGCCGCACCATCTCACCGAGATTTTGGATACCGCCGAATCCTTTATCAACCCACAGACCAGCGAAATCAAAAAGGTACCGTTGCTACGTGGCAAAACAATTATGAATCTTTTCTTTGAGCCAAGCACTCGAACCCTCACCACGTTTGAGATTGCCGAGAAACGCTTATCAGCCGATGTATTGAACCTAAATATCAATACCTCCGCGACCAAAAAAGGAGAATCGCTGCTCGATACCCTGTGGAATCTTGAATCGATGCAAGCCGATATGTTCGTTATTCGCCATGCTGAAAGTGGTGCGGCGCATTTTTTTGCGCGCCACGTCGCGCCGCATGTGCATGTGATGAATGCTGGTGACGGTCAACATGCCCACCCAACTCAAGCCATGCTGGATATGTTTACCATTCGCAAACTCAAAGGCGATATTTTTGATTTAAAAGTAGCGATTGTCGGTGACATTTTACATTCGCGCGTGGCACGTTCACAAATTCAAGCGCTCAGCATGTTAGAGGCGCGTGAAATCCGCGTGATTGGCCCTAAAACATTGATTCCGCCGTTTCCTGAAGCGCTCGGTGTGCATGTCTATCACGATATGAAATCGGGCTTAGACGATGTCGATGTCGTAATTATGCTCCGACTTCAAAGCGAACGCATGAAAGGGGCACTGCTACCGAGTGAAAAAGAATACTTCAACCTCTATGGTCTCACCGAGCAGCGACTATCTTTTGCTAAACCCGATGCGATTGTGATGCACCCAGGGCCAATCAACCGAGGGGTTGAGATTGATTCCGCAGTCGCTGATGGCGCTCAATCAGTTATCTTACAACAAGTCACCTACGGCATCGCGGTACGCATGGCGGTGATGGCGATTATTATGAGCAATGCCGCTCAACTTGCCCAATCGCAAAATGAAACCGCATTCGCCAACCCCCTAGAAAAAGCAGAAAGGGAGGCATAATAATGAATGTTTTAATTGAACAAGCTCGCATTATTGACCCCAGCCAGCAGCTCGATAAAGTCAGCAACCTCTACATTTCTCGTGGTCACGTGATGGCGATTAGCGATCAAACTCCCGAAGGCTTTATCGCTGACCAAGTGATTAATGCAAAAGGCAAATGGCTGATACCAGGCCTGGTGGATATGCGTGCGCGTTTGGGCGAGCCGGGCAAGAAATTTGCTGGCAGTATTGCCTCAGAAACCAAAGCGGCGGTAGCCGGTGGCATCACCTCACTCTGCTGCCCGCCAGACACCGACCCAGTGGCTGACACCCAAGCGGTGGCTGAACTGATTCAACGCCGTGGCCGTCAAGCCGCCACAGCGTTTGTGTTGCCCACTGGCGCGCTAACAAAAGGCTTAGAAGGTAAATTATTGAGCAATATGCACTCGCTAAAACAAGGCGGCTGCGTTGCATTGAGCCAAGCCAACCAACCCGTTGAAAACCCTTTGGTGATGAAAAACGCGCTTGATTACGCCTCCTCACAGGATTTATTAGTCATCTTGCGCTGTGAAGATCAAGAACTTAAAAACAATGGCGTCGCGCATGCGGGCATGGTCAGCACCCGCTTGGGTTTGCCCAGCATCCCAACCTCCGCCGAAACCATTGCCCTCGCGCGTGATTTAATTTTGGTTGAAGAAAGCGGTGTCCGCGCGCATTTCTCACAACTATCCTGCGCCCGCTCGGTTGAAATGATTGCCCAAGCTAAGCAACGTGGCTTACCCGTTAGCTGTGATGTGGCGATTCACCAACTGCATTTAACTGAAATGGATGTGATGGACTTTGATCCTTACACGCATGTTAGTCCCCCTTTGCGCTCACAAGCGGACAGGGATGCGTTGCGGATGGGGGTTAAAACCGGGATTATTGATGCGATTGTTAGTGACCACACCCCGCTTGGGCGTGATGACAAAGCCCTGCCATTTGGTGAAAGCACGCCAGGTATCAGCGGCCTAGAAACCCTGCTGGCACTTACCTTGCGTTTGGTAGAAGACCAACTGCTTGACCTCAGCCAAGCGATTAAACTGGTCAGTCAACAGCCCGCCGACATTCTAGGCATCCATGCTGGCAGCTTGGCTGTGGGCTATAGCGCCGATTGTGTATTGATTGACCCTGAAAGCTACTGGACACTTGATCGCAAGCACATGCTATCAGGCGGCAAGAATACGCCCTTCAATGGCTGGGAATTTAATGCTCAAGTTCAAATGACGCTATTCCAAGGTCGTCCCGTTTACATGGCTAACCCAGTCTAGCGATGCAAGCACGTTTTATTGACTGCCAACAGCAAGCCGAGGATTACTGGCTGATTCAGCTCGAACTGTGCGAACCACTCACCGAGCCTTGGCCGATTGGCAGTCAATTTAGCAGCGACAACAACCAGGCCTGGCTAATGCAAACAGCGACCAGGAAAAATCTAAAATTTAGCTTATTAAGCCACCAGGCCTGGTTGTATCAACCCCAACAAATCCTTGATTTAAAGTTAATCAAACCAACAAATTCAGGCTATCCAGTTGAACCTAACTGGCAACAAAACCAGCTCTGGCTGGCTTCGGACTTGGCGATGGCAGCGGTATTTGATGCGGCAAAACGCTGGCAACTCGCACCAAAACCCAAGGGGCGCTTTATTGCTCTGCTGCATGCTAGCCATCACTTCCCTTTTCGCATAAAACCTGCGCGTTTTATGTTACAACTCGATGCGTCGGCCAGCTACAGCATTGGCGCAGTATCATTGCTTGAAGACTGGGGAATACCCAATAGGCTTGCTTGTTCGACGGAGCTTCCTGGCTGTTTTGATGGTTCAATACTTGAACTTCACCAGGCCTGGCTGGCTGTAAATAATCAACAAGATATGATTACTTATTTGCTTGAGGATTGAGAACTAAAGAATTAATCCATTGGCTTGCTATTTTACGCCATGCCAATGGATCCATATTGTTAGCCTTTTGAGATGATCGATGATTTTTTACGAATTCGATGCGCTAACTCTTCGAGCTCTTTTGCATATCCATATTCAGCTTGCGAATAGACTACACCTAGCGCCGCTTCAATCAATGTTTCAAGTTCAGAAAAATGCTCTTCTCCAACCGAATCCGTTTGCGCCTCATCTAACATAATCTTAAAACGTTCTACCACCTGCTTAGCGTGACCTTTTATTTTTACCGTCATGTTTAAACTTCTCCGTATTTATGTTCATTAATCATCATGAAAAATATCATCGCCGCTATTTAAGATCAAAGGGTCAGGCTGACCCACCACGTCCACATCCTTATCATCATAAGGTATAGTGTTTAATATATAGCGCATACACGCAAGCCGAGCACGATTTTTACAATTTGATTTAATAACCGTCCAAGGCGCTTCAGAGGTATTGGTGTAAAAAAACATATCCTCTTTGGCTTTGGTGTAATCCTCCCAACGGTCTAACGAGGCTAGATCCATCGGACTGAGTTTCCACTTTTTTAATGGATCGGTTTTTCGCGCATTAAAGCGGCGTAACTGCTCTTTACGACCCACAGAAAACCAAAACTTCATTAAACGAATATTATCCCCAACCAACAAGCGCTCAACTTCGGGCACTTGATGCATAAATTGAGTGTATTGCTGCGGGGTACAAAAGCCCATAACACGTTCCACACCTGCACGGTTATACCATGAACGGTCAAACAGTACCATTTCGCCTTGTGTGGGCATATACTGTAAATAACGCTGAAAATACCACTGGCCTTTTTCCTGTTCGTTAGGTTTTTCTAAAGCCACCACGCGCGCGCCACGCGGGTTGAGATGCTCCATAATCCGCTTAATCGTACTGCCTTTTCCGGCTGCGTCACGCCCTTCAAAAATCATAACTATGCGCTGTTCGGATTCTTTAACCCATTTCTGCATTTTTAACAACTCTATTTGAAGCTGACGTTTAATGGCCTCATACTCATCACGCGCCATTTTGTCGTCATAAGGATATACACTGTCGCTGGATTTTACTTGTTTCACATAGCCCTCCTTCTATAACTTTCAGCTAACAATAAGTTTTATACTAGACCCAAGTATTGATTTTTGCAAACTTTAAACTAAAGCTTGTTATTTCATATCAAGCTTTTAAAATCTGCCATAACTCAATTAAAAAAGGCTCTCAAACAAATGGATACGTTACAGAAAAACTACCAACAGGTTATACAACGGATTGCCAAGGCTGAACAGCGCTTTGGCAGACTAGAGCACTCTGTTTCGCTGCTTGCCGTTAGTAAAACCAAACCCATTGAAATGGTTAACGCGTTGGCTGCTATCGGCCAAACCGCGTTTGGAGAAAACTACCTGCAAGAAGCCTTAGAAAAAATTGAGCACCGACCTGATTTAGAGTGGCACTTTATCGGCCCCATTCAATCAAACAAAACCAAACCGATTGCACAACACTTTGATTGGGTTGAAAGTGTGGATCGCCTAAAAATAGCCCAGCGTCTCAGTGCTCAACGCCCAGCAGATAAACCAGCACTTAATATCCTACTCCAAGTAAATATTAGTCAAGAAGACACTAAATCCGGCTTTATGCCTGATGAAGTGCTCGATGTTGCTCGTCAAATAGCGTTATTACCAGGCCT
The nucleotide sequence above comes from Thiomicrospira sp. R3. Encoded proteins:
- a CDS encoding helix-turn-helix domain-containing protein: MNKLRPMHSSGCTSCGLQKICFPTGLVRSDMLRLDSIVERTPRLSKGQHLYKAGQTFDNLYAIKAGGVKVYNITQQCEEQVIGFYLPGDVIGMDGLQDLFYQCNALALENTSVCTLPFDQLERLALQIPALNHQLLCLMSRGINDSRIHSEILSKRNADQRVAYFIWYLSQRFLNRGYKHTEFRFGVLHREVAQFLGLTPETFSRILAKLSEQKIVQWKRKDIEIIDMAALSRLADENQLISDKCAVVKRA
- a CDS encoding FAD:protein FMN transferase, whose translation is MNADHLYANCKRWVILTLLVFTTQGCSSDHLIEQTFYTFGTEVTIQINHPDKQKAQQAIYDIEQAFYQINQDWHAWNPDSMLSHINQAIAQGQRFKVDQQTKNFIIKNQLHSQQSDSLFDPAIGGLIALWGFQGQTNPSPPSYEQRQAWLNTRPSIKDIYFIDQEMASYNPQVKLDFGGSAKGLAMDKAGEILQGYKITHALINIGGDIKVLGQKSNKQAWLIGLQNPKNPSEVLARIQPHDQQHVFTSGTYQRYFEWQGHRYSHIINPNTAWPADTFASVTVIHNDAVLADIAATALMIAGPSDWQRLSSQLNIDKVITVDQKGNIQMTPAMSKLAELTDRKKFASSSPDK
- a CDS encoding YqgE/AlgH family protein, which codes for MKLTHSLQHQFLIAMPSLNNTWFEKTVIYMVDDNEKGSTGLVINKPHNLSILKLLEHFHIFGNQASPLMKRTVMMGGPIETERGFILHQPAGKWQNTINITPHLGLTVSEDFLEAIKLDSAPKDFLVCLGSATWNKGQLANEIKNNSWITAPFNASLMFETPIEKRWKVALGMLGISPEFLSAEVGHA
- the ruvX gene encoding Holliday junction resolvase RuvX; amino-acid sequence: MGFDFGLKRIGIATGQTITATATPQTTLFSRDGVPDWDSISKLINEWQPKALIVGLPLRLDGSEQPFTQHARKFGQRLHGRYQKPVFFVEEQLSSLEAEQRNLKHQHRTQNQIDAHAAQIILQNWLEAL
- the pyrR gene encoding bifunctional pyr operon transcriptional regulator/uracil phosphoribosyltransferase PyrR; the protein is MTPIQDINPLLDQLCDQIQQHPRFTNDIKMLGIRTGGEWIAQALHQRLGLPEPLGILDSSFYRDDFASVGLHHEVQPSIIPWDLDNQNVFLVDDVLYTGRTTRAAMNELFDYGRPASITLVTLVDRKGCRQLPIQPDISALQLECHQTVKLHGPTPLTLSLIDPAETDL
- a CDS encoding aspartate carbamoyltransferase catalytic subunit, which gives rise to MSPRLSSPNLQLNEQGKLKHFLSLEGLKPHHLTEILDTAESFINPQTSEIKKVPLLRGKTIMNLFFEPSTRTLTTFEIAEKRLSADVLNLNINTSATKKGESLLDTLWNLESMQADMFVIRHAESGAAHFFARHVAPHVHVMNAGDGQHAHPTQAMLDMFTIRKLKGDIFDLKVAIVGDILHSRVARSQIQALSMLEAREIRVIGPKTLIPPFPEALGVHVYHDMKSGLDDVDVVIMLRLQSERMKGALLPSEKEYFNLYGLTEQRLSFAKPDAIVMHPGPINRGVEIDSAVADGAQSVILQQVTYGIAVRMAVMAIIMSNAAQLAQSQNETAFANPLEKAEREA
- a CDS encoding dihydroorotase gives rise to the protein MNVLIEQARIIDPSQQLDKVSNLYISRGHVMAISDQTPEGFIADQVINAKGKWLIPGLVDMRARLGEPGKKFAGSIASETKAAVAGGITSLCCPPDTDPVADTQAVAELIQRRGRQAATAFVLPTGALTKGLEGKLLSNMHSLKQGGCVALSQANQPVENPLVMKNALDYASSQDLLVILRCEDQELKNNGVAHAGMVSTRLGLPSIPTSAETIALARDLILVEESGVRAHFSQLSCARSVEMIAQAKQRGLPVSCDVAIHQLHLTEMDVMDFDPYTHVSPPLRSQADRDALRMGVKTGIIDAIVSDHTPLGRDDKALPFGESTPGISGLETLLALTLRLVEDQLLDLSQAIKLVSQQPADILGIHAGSLAVGYSADCVLIDPESYWTLDRKHMLSGGKNTPFNGWEFNAQVQMTLFQGRPVYMANPV
- the ppk2 gene encoding polyphosphate kinase 2; the encoded protein is MARDEYEAIKRQLQIELLKMQKWVKESEQRIVMIFEGRDAAGKGSTIKRIMEHLNPRGARVVALEKPNEQEKGQWYFQRYLQYMPTQGEMVLFDRSWYNRAGVERVMGFCTPQQYTQFMHQVPEVERLLVGDNIRLMKFWFSVGRKEQLRRFNARKTDPLKKWKLSPMDLASLDRWEDYTKAKEDMFFYTNTSEAPWTVIKSNCKNRARLACMRYILNTIPYDDKDVDVVGQPDPLILNSGDDIFHDD
- a CDS encoding YggS family pyridoxal phosphate-dependent enzyme, giving the protein MDTLQKNYQQVIQRIAKAEQRFGRLEHSVSLLAVSKTKPIEMVNALAAIGQTAFGENYLQEALEKIEHRPDLEWHFIGPIQSNKTKPIAQHFDWVESVDRLKIAQRLSAQRPADKPALNILLQVNISQEDTKSGFMPDEVLDVARQIALLPGLAIRGLMAIPKIETEFDKQRGGFCRMKTLFSELQTQLGSNQVDTLSIGMSSDLEAAIAEGSTQVRIGTDLFGSRA